One stretch of Molothrus aeneus isolate 106 chromosome 2, BPBGC_Maene_1.0, whole genome shotgun sequence DNA includes these proteins:
- the C2H11orf54 gene encoding ester hydrolase C11orf54 homolog: MAKVERFAFHVPSLEELAGVLQKGLKENFADAQVSVVDCPDLTKEPFNFPAKGICGKPRIADVGGVPYLIPVVQKEKVYDLNTVAKDIELPGAFILGAGAASSKVLGVNAEFIPIVQTKSEKKPAVNGSYIAQINPADKGCLLEKYSSKYTDCEFGLLANLYASEGQPGKVIEVKANGRTGELNFVTCLRQTLEKHYGEKPVGMGGTFIIQKGKAKIHIMPPEFSACPLNTDEDVNNWLKFFEMKAPLICQPVIVSRDPGFDLRVEHTHCFSHHGEGGHYHQDTSPDSVQYLGYFQPAELLFRIDRPQETHLVGRD; encoded by the exons ATGGCCAAAGTCGAAAGGTTTGCTTTTCATGTCCCAAGTCTGGAGGAGCTTGCTGGGG TTTTGCAGAAAGGGCTTAAAGAGAACTTTGCTGATGCTCAAGTCTCTGTTGTAGACTGTCCTGATCTGACTAAGGAACCCTTCAACTTTCCTGCTAAAG GAATCTGTGGAAAGCCTAGGATAGCAGATGTGGGAGGTGTTCCTTATCTCATACCTGttgtacagaaagaaaaa gtTTATGATCTAAATACAGTCGCAAAGGACATAGAGCTGCCTGGAGCTTTCATTcttggagctggagctgcttcaTCCAAAGTTCTTGGAGTAAATGCTGAG TTTATCCCTATTGTTCAAACTAAGAGTGAAAAAAAGCCTGCTGTAAATGGGAGCTACATTGCTCAGATTAATCCTGCAGACAAAGGGTGCCTGCTTGAGAAGTACAGCAGTAAATACACTGATTGTGAGTTTGGACTGTTGGCCAACCTTTATGCCAGCGAGGGCCAACCTGGTAAG GTCATTGAAGTGAAAGCCAATGGAAGAACTGGGGAGCTTAACTTTGTGACCTGTCTGAGACAAACTTTAGAGAAACACTATGGAGAAAAGCCAGTTGGGATGGGTGGAACGTTTATCATTCAGAAGGGGAAAGCAAAGATTCACATTATG CCTCCAGAATTTTCTGCCTGTCCCCTGAATACTGATGAGGATGTGAATAACTGGCTCAAATTCTTTGAAATGAAGGCTCCACTGATTTGTCAGCCAGTAATAGTTTCCAGAGATCCG GGCTTCGATCTGCGTGTGGAGCACACGCACTGTTTCAGTCACCACGGGGAAGGAGGGCACTACCACCAGGACACCAGCCCGGACAGCGTGCAGTACCTGGGCTACTTCCAGCCCGCCGAGCTGCTCTTCCGCATCGACCGGCCCCAGGAGACGCACCTCGTGGGGAGAGACTGA
- the MED17 gene encoding mediator of RNA polymerase II transcription subunit 17, translating into MAGVPAVRISIESACEKQVQEVGLDGSETYLQPLSMSQNLARLAQRIDFSQGSGSEEDEPGSAGRPWAEAGETEDEEGLVKFQPSLWPWDSVRNNLRSALTEMCVLYDVLSIVKDKKFMTLDPVGQDPLPPKQNPQFLQLISKKKSLAGAAQILLKGAERLSKSVAENQENKRQRDFNSELLRLRQHWKLRKVGDKILGDLSYRSAGSLFLHHGTFEVIKNTDIDLDKKIPEDYCPLDVQIPSDLEGSAYIKVSIQKQAPDIGDLGTVNLFKRPLPKSKPGSAHWQTKLETAQNVLLCKEIFAQLSREAVQIKSQIPHIVVKNQIISQPFPGLQLSISLCHSSNDKKSQKAASEKQNPEDHLYVLEHNLHQLIRECHKQTLSSTVMPHPASAPFGHKRMRLAGPQAFDKNEITSLQSNEGLLEKIIKQAKHIFLRRRTARTIDSLASRIEDPQIQAHWSNINDVYESSVKVLITSQGYEQICKSIQLQLNIGVEQIRVVHRDGRVITLSHQEQELQDFLLSQMSQHQVHAVQQLAKVMGWHVLSFSNHVGLGPVESIGNASAITVASPNGDYAISVRNGPESGSKVMVQFPRSQCKDLPKGDVLQDSKWNHLRGPFKEVQWNKMEGRNFVYKMELLMAALTPC; encoded by the exons ATGGCGGGTGTGCCGGCTGTGCGCATCAGCATCGAGTCGGCGTGCGAGAAGCAGGTGCAGGAGGTGGGGCTGGATGGCAGTGAGACCTACCTCCAGCCGCTCTCCATGTCCCAGAACCTGGCGCGCCTGGCGCAGCGCATCGACTTTAGCCAGGGCTCCGGCTCGGAGGAGGACGAGCCGGGCTCGGCGGGCCGGCCCTGGGCCGAGGCGGGCGAGACggaggatgaggaag ggttggTAAAGTTCCAGCCATCCCTCTGGCCTTGGGATTCAGTGAGGAACAACTTAAGAAGTGCCTTGACTGAGATGTGTGTGTTGTATGACGTTCTTAGCATTGTGAAGGATAAGAAGTTCATGACTCTAGATCCAGTCGGGCAGGATCCCCTTCCTCCAAAACAA AATCCTCAGTTTCTACAGCTGATTTCAAAAAAGAAGTCCTtagctggagcagctcagatcCTGTTGAAAGGTGCAGAAAGATTATCCAAATCAGTTgctgaaaatcaggaaaataagCGACAAAGAGACTTCAACTCTGAGCTGCTAAGACTGAGACAACACTGGAAGCTGAGAAAAGTGGGAGATAAAATTCTTGGTGATCTGAGCTACAGAAGTGCAG GCTCCCTTTTTCTTCATCATGGCACATTTGAGGTGATAAAGAACACTGACATTGACCTGGATAAAAAAATACCTGAGGATTACTGTCCTTTGGATGTTCAAATTCCAAGTGATTTAGAGGGATCAGCATACATCAAG GTTTCTATTCAAAAACAAGCACCAGACATTGGTGATCTCGGGACAGTCAATCTCTTTAAAAGACCTTTGCCAAAATCAAAACCAG gttctgcaCACTGGCAGACAAAGTTGGAGACTGCACAGAATGTTCTTCTATGTAAAGAAATTTTTGCCCAGCTGTCACGAGAAGCTGTTCAAATTAAATCACAGATTCCTCACATTGTAGTGAAAAATCAGATaatttcccagcctttcccag GTTTGCAGCTGTCTATTTCTCTGTGTCACTCTTCCAATGATAAAAAGTCACAAAAGGCTgcttctgaaaaacagaatcCAGAGGATCATCTCTATGTTCTGGAACATAATTTGCATCAACTTATCAGAGAG TGTCACAAGCAGACTCTGAGCTCGACAGTGATGCCACATCCAGCTAGTGCACCTTTTGGCCATAAGAGAATGAGACTTGCAGGGCCCCAGGCTTTTGATAAAAATGAAATCACTTCTTTACAGTCGAATGAAGGACTTCTGGAAAAGATCATAAAACAGGCAAAGCATATATTTTTGAGACGAAG AACTGCTCGAACCATTGACAGTCTGGCGAGTCGTATTGAGGATCCTCAGATTCAGGCTCACTGGTCCAATATCAATGATGTTTACGAATCCAGTGTTAAAGTTCTAATAACTTCTCAAGGATATGAGCAGATATGCAA atccattCAACTACAGCTGAACATTGGAGTTGAACAAATCAGAGTTGTGCATAGAGATGGAAGAGTTATTACATTGTCTCATCAAGAGCAAGAACTGCAGGATTTCCTTTTATCTCAG ATGTCACAGCACCAAGTGCATGCAGTTCAGCAGCTTGCAAAAGTTATGGGATGGCATGTGCTGAGTTTCAGTAATCACGTTGGTCTGGGGCCAGTGGAGAGCATTGGCAATGCATCAGCAATAACTGTAGCATCACCAAATGGAGACTATGCCATTTCAG TCCGTAACGGCCCGGAAAGCGGCAGCAAAGTCATGGTTCAGTTCCCACGGAGCCAGTGCAAGGATCTCCCCAAGGGCGATGTCCTGCAGGACAGCAAGTGGAATCATCTCCGGGGGCCATTCAAGGAGGTGCAGTGGAATAAAATGGAAGGGCGGAACTTTGTGTATAAAATGGAACTCCTCATGG